A window of Ignicoccus hospitalis KIN4/I contains these coding sequences:
- a CDS encoding tryptophan synthase subunit alpha, whose product MDPSKRPWLVAYLTLNYPDERTFLKALEYLKDKAELVEIGIPPKFAKYDGPTIRRSYKAVSSKGLGLHNFEGELRKACRAFPEERIIVMTYYDDVKENYEEFLDKACGGGVLFADAVIDFADRLEEIASKAKERGKSAVFFVSPTTPDHVIRKAAELSDPVVYLGVRPATGIPLPVGIPNLLRRVKSLTNKYVVVGFGLKEEEVPQAVGAGADGVVVGSALVKALGEGFDNFKKVVDRYLALLSLPKR is encoded by the coding sequence GTGGACCCCTCCAAGAGGCCTTGGCTGGTGGCCTACCTAACCTTGAACTACCCCGACGAACGGACCTTCCTCAAGGCCTTGGAGTACTTGAAGGATAAGGCGGAGCTCGTGGAGATAGGCATACCCCCGAAGTTCGCCAAGTACGACGGGCCCACAATAAGGAGGAGCTACAAGGCGGTCTCCTCCAAGGGCTTGGGCTTACACAACTTCGAGGGGGAGCTGCGCAAGGCTTGTCGCGCCTTCCCGGAAGAAAGAATAATTGTGATGACATATTATGACGACGTTAAGGAGAACTACGAAGAGTTCTTGGATAAGGCGTGCGGAGGGGGAGTGCTCTTCGCGGACGCCGTCATAGACTTCGCGGACCGCTTGGAGGAGATCGCGAGTAAGGCGAAGGAGCGCGGCAAGAGCGCGGTGTTCTTCGTCTCCCCCACCACCCCCGACCACGTGATAAGGAAGGCCGCGGAGCTGAGCGACCCGGTGGTTTACCTAGGCGTCAGGCCGGCCACCGGGATCCCCCTGCCCGTAGGGATACCGAACTTGCTGAGGAGGGTGAAGTCTTTGACCAACAAGTACGTGGTAGTGGGCTTCGGCTTGAAGGAAGAGGAGGTCCCCCAAGCGGTGGGAGCGGGGGCGGACGGGGTAGTGGTGGGGAGCGCTTTGGTTAAGGCCTTAGGGGAGGGCTTCGATAACTTCAAAAAGGTGGTGGATAGGTACTTGGCCCTCCTCAGCCTCCCCAAGAGATGA